Proteins from one Microbacterium proteolyticum genomic window:
- a CDS encoding FmdB family zinc ribbon protein, translating to MPTYAYACKQCGHRFDAVQSFSDAALTECPECGGELRKQYGSIGVTFNGSGFYRTDSRGSNASSSGAASGTSGGSSTSSTSESTKTASTPAS from the coding sequence ATGCCCACCTACGCCTATGCCTGCAAGCAGTGCGGTCACCGCTTCGACGCGGTCCAGTCCTTCTCGGACGCCGCCCTCACCGAATGCCCCGAATGCGGCGGTGAGCTGCGCAAGCAGTACGGCTCGATCGGCGTGACGTTCAACGGCTCGGGCTTCTACCGCACCGACTCCCGCGGGTCGAATGCGTCGTCCTCCGGCGCGGCATCCGGCACCTCGGGGGGATCTTCGACATCATCGACCTCTGAGTCGACGAAGACCGCGTCCACCCCGGCATCCTGA
- a CDS encoding CPBP family intramembrane glutamic endopeptidase: protein MSISPSPAAAVAPAFQSRRRPERRRVLQLILGVVVYAVSQVAMTAGAVLVFGLMSSGDASATVGEILAAAGPAAPTGFLVGAAVSVLGFFLVVRFVSRRRVAEFSLPGAGREFGWGLLIGVGIVAAAVGILALLTVYRVVSVQVGLGIVTGLMFGIGPAVMEEIFFRGFLLRILDDWVGSWGALIVVSVLFALVHALSSPAGPVAALFVLISASLALNMAWFLTRRLWMPIALHLGLNAAQGALFGLHVSGNATGQGLFTADLVGPDLLTGGAVGGEGSLPFLVVALGVGIVLTVVAVRRGVMLPRVRH from the coding sequence GTGTCGATCTCGCCCTCCCCCGCAGCCGCAGTCGCACCCGCGTTCCAGAGCCGTCGTCGACCCGAACGACGTCGCGTGCTGCAGCTGATCCTCGGCGTCGTCGTCTACGCGGTCTCGCAGGTGGCGATGACGGCCGGCGCCGTGCTGGTGTTCGGGCTGATGAGCTCGGGCGACGCGAGTGCCACGGTCGGCGAGATCCTCGCCGCCGCCGGTCCCGCGGCACCCACGGGGTTCCTCGTGGGTGCCGCGGTCAGCGTGCTCGGGTTCTTCCTCGTCGTGCGGTTCGTGTCCCGCCGCCGTGTCGCGGAGTTCTCCCTCCCCGGGGCGGGCCGCGAGTTCGGCTGGGGGCTGCTCATCGGTGTCGGCATCGTGGCTGCGGCCGTCGGCATCCTGGCCCTGCTGACGGTCTACCGCGTCGTGAGCGTCCAGGTGGGCCTGGGCATCGTGACGGGCCTGATGTTCGGGATCGGTCCGGCCGTGATGGAGGAGATCTTCTTCCGCGGATTCCTGCTCCGAATCCTGGATGACTGGGTGGGCTCGTGGGGCGCGCTGATCGTGGTGAGCGTCCTGTTCGCGCTCGTGCACGCGCTCAGCTCCCCCGCCGGCCCGGTCGCTGCTCTGTTCGTCCTCATCTCGGCGAGCCTCGCGCTCAACATGGCGTGGTTCCTGACGCGGCGCCTGTGGATGCCGATCGCCCTCCACCTCGGCCTCAACGCCGCGCAGGGTGCATTGTTCGGTCTGCACGTCTCCGGCAACGCCACCGGACAGGGCCTGTTCACCGCCGACCTCGTCGGGCCCGATCTGCTCACCGGAGGCGCGGTGGGCGGCGAGGGTTCCCTGCCGTTCCTCGTGGTGGCCCTCGGCGTGGGGATCGTGCTGACGGTGGTCGCGGTGCGGCGCGGCGTGATGCTCCCCCGCGTGCGGCACTGA
- a CDS encoding ABC transporter ATP-binding protein produces the protein MSLLELREVTRTVLPPDQPALTILSGVDLTIEPRDHVSIVGRSGSGKSTLLNLLGLLDLPTSGEISFDDAPVRRLSTARRDRLRGAAIGFVFQQFNLLQGRTALENVTMPLLYSSGRTFWRRTKIAADMLDLVGLGHRLHSMPDRLSGGEQQRVAIARSLVRGPRLILADEPTGALDLDTGQSVMELIDEVAERTGAAQVVITHDPMIARRARRHFRLDRGILTPVDDPTLEPRTRREVREMAPAEATDAETDVDAVVGEAG, from the coding sequence GTGAGCCTGCTGGAACTGCGCGAGGTCACTCGCACGGTCCTCCCGCCGGACCAGCCGGCGCTGACGATCCTGTCGGGCGTCGACCTCACCATCGAACCGCGCGATCACGTGTCGATCGTCGGCCGTTCGGGCTCGGGGAAGTCCACGCTCCTGAATCTCCTCGGGCTTCTCGACCTGCCCACCAGCGGCGAGATCTCGTTCGATGACGCACCCGTCCGCCGCCTGTCGACGGCGCGCCGCGACCGGCTGCGGGGCGCGGCGATCGGGTTCGTCTTCCAGCAGTTCAACCTGCTGCAAGGGCGCACCGCCCTCGAGAACGTCACGATGCCGTTGCTGTACTCCAGCGGCCGGACGTTCTGGCGGCGCACGAAGATCGCCGCCGACATGCTCGACCTCGTCGGTCTCGGACACCGCCTCCACAGCATGCCCGACCGTCTGTCCGGCGGCGAGCAGCAGCGCGTCGCGATCGCGCGGTCGCTCGTGCGCGGGCCCCGGCTGATCCTCGCCGACGAACCCACCGGCGCCCTCGACCTCGACACGGGTCAGAGCGTGATGGAGCTCATCGACGAGGTCGCCGAGCGCACGGGAGCCGCTCAGGTCGTCATCACGCACGACCCGATGATCGCGCGCCGCGCCCGCCGGCATTTCCGCCTCGATCGCGGCATCCTCACCCCTGTCGACGACCCGACGCTCGAACCGCGCACGCGCCGCGAGGTCCGGGAGATGGCGCCCGCCGAGGCCACCGACGCCGAGACCGATGTCGACGCCGTCGTCGGGGAAGCCGGCTGA
- a CDS encoding large exoprotein has product MGGQVLGGGVIVFVAVALWLVYLLPSWQSRHRFTSAERNAVRLNQALRVLAETAETPREVHLELTARTAHQQQKIARQVQAHKAQTDLAEAKARLEVARLEAARDRDLVKEQRAAALELARAERAAAVEVAKAERAAALEKTRAEQAAAVERAHAERAAAVARPELRRARARRRFRLATTTLAGLGLAAAVVGGIQVYLGAAPVLLVAGGVAVVLALVVLQRLSRVAARASARPAAIAVERAAVEVQDFGAVAPAPRPTWTPRELPRPLVASAGSRAAAVVEEQLAREALRAAAREQVAREIAEAQAPTPIEVARPAAASPYAAMGYVDDSEIEDHVRQLLQRRASGQ; this is encoded by the coding sequence ATGGGTGGACAGGTTCTCGGCGGCGGGGTGATCGTCTTCGTCGCGGTCGCGCTGTGGTTGGTGTATCTGCTCCCGTCGTGGCAGAGCCGTCACCGTTTCACGTCGGCGGAGCGCAACGCCGTGCGACTGAACCAGGCGCTGCGTGTTCTCGCGGAAACGGCGGAGACGCCGCGCGAAGTCCACCTGGAGCTCACCGCCCGTACGGCCCACCAGCAGCAGAAGATCGCACGTCAGGTGCAGGCGCACAAGGCGCAGACGGATCTCGCCGAGGCGAAGGCCCGGCTGGAGGTCGCCCGCCTGGAAGCGGCCCGTGACCGCGATCTCGTGAAGGAGCAGCGCGCGGCCGCTCTCGAGCTGGCCCGCGCCGAACGCGCAGCCGCCGTCGAGGTCGCGAAGGCCGAGCGTGCCGCGGCCCTCGAGAAGACGCGTGCCGAGCAGGCCGCCGCCGTGGAACGCGCACACGCCGAACGTGCGGCCGCCGTCGCTCGTCCCGAACTCCGCCGCGCCCGTGCGCGTCGTCGTTTCCGTCTCGCCACGACGACCCTCGCGGGCCTGGGCCTCGCGGCCGCGGTGGTCGGTGGCATCCAGGTGTACCTCGGAGCGGCCCCGGTGCTGCTTGTCGCCGGAGGAGTGGCCGTCGTGCTCGCCCTCGTCGTGCTGCAGCGGTTGTCCCGCGTCGCGGCTCGGGCGTCCGCCCGACCGGCCGCGATCGCGGTGGAGCGCGCAGCGGTCGAGGTGCAGGACTTCGGCGCGGTCGCCCCGGCGCCCCGCCCGACGTGGACGCCGCGGGAGCTCCCGCGTCCCCTCGTCGCCTCGGCCGGCTCGCGCGCTGCGGCGGTCGTGGAGGAGCAGCTCGCCCGCGAGGCTCTGCGCGCCGCCGCACGCGAGCAGGTCGCCCGCGAGATCGCCGAGGCGCAAGCGCCGACGCCGATCGAGGTCGCCCGCCCCGCCGCCGCATCGCCGTACGCGGCGATGGGCTACGTCGACGACTCCGAGATCGAAGACCACGTGCGCCAGCTGTTGCAGCGTCGCGCCTCGGGTCAGTAA
- a CDS encoding FMN-dependent NADH-azoreductase: MSLFRLDASILPASSASRSLADLVEQEWVDAHPDSGVTRRDLATAPVPATAWADAVTAKFVAEEERTAGQREAQALATTFADELIGAEALLFAVPLYNYGVSQHFKTWFDLAYTDPRIDPQGTALQGKPATLVTVLGGNYAPGTPKEGWDHSTGWLRRVLEDVWGLDLRVVERPFTLVGVNPALDAFADTALALKLKAEGDAVTYGRELAASKGASTD, from the coding sequence ATGTCCCTGTTCCGCCTGGATGCCAGCATCCTCCCCGCCTCGAGCGCGAGCCGGTCGCTCGCCGATCTCGTCGAGCAGGAATGGGTCGACGCGCACCCCGACTCGGGCGTCACGCGTCGCGATCTCGCCACCGCACCGGTTCCGGCGACCGCGTGGGCCGACGCCGTCACGGCGAAGTTCGTCGCGGAGGAGGAGCGCACCGCGGGGCAGCGTGAGGCGCAGGCCCTGGCGACGACGTTCGCCGACGAGCTCATCGGCGCCGAGGCGCTGCTGTTCGCCGTCCCGCTGTACAACTACGGCGTCTCGCAGCACTTCAAGACCTGGTTCGACCTCGCGTACACCGACCCCCGCATCGACCCGCAGGGCACGGCGCTGCAGGGCAAGCCCGCGACGCTGGTGACGGTGCTCGGCGGCAACTACGCACCCGGGACGCCCAAGGAGGGCTGGGACCACTCGACCGGCTGGCTGCGCCGCGTGCTCGAGGACGTCTGGGGGCTCGACCTCCGCGTCGTCGAGCGTCCGTTCACGCTCGTCGGGGTCAACCCGGCGCTCGACGCGTTCGCCGACACCGCTCTGGCGCTCAAGCTCAAGGCCGAGGGGGACGCGGTGACGTACGGTCGCGAACTCGCGGCCTCGAAGGGCGCGTCGACCGACTGA
- the mscL gene encoding large conductance mechanosensitive channel protein MscL, with amino-acid sequence MIQGFKEFILRGNVIDLAVAVVIGAAFTAVVNAIVSAIINPLVEIFYVPDENGQLGPSITGLYGQTVTFPLGTLITAVISFFAVALVVYFVFVFPMNRWKARAAARVGVVENADEPSLPTEQELLVQIRDLLERQPRA; translated from the coding sequence GTGATCCAGGGATTCAAGGAGTTCATCCTCCGCGGAAACGTCATCGACCTCGCGGTGGCGGTCGTCATCGGAGCCGCGTTCACCGCGGTCGTCAACGCCATCGTCAGTGCGATCATCAACCCGCTGGTCGAGATCTTCTACGTGCCTGACGAGAACGGTCAGCTCGGACCGAGCATCACCGGGCTCTACGGCCAGACGGTCACCTTCCCGCTCGGCACCCTGATCACGGCCGTGATCAGCTTCTTCGCCGTCGCGCTGGTGGTGTACTTCGTCTTCGTCTTCCCGATGAACCGCTGGAAGGCGCGGGCGGCGGCACGCGTCGGCGTGGTCGAGAACGCCGACGAGCCGAGCCTCCCCACCGAGCAGGAACTGCTCGTGCAGATCCGCGACCTGCTGGAGCGTCAGCCCCGCGCCTGA
- a CDS encoding ABC transporter permease — MRAVSSLVGSLLEAWQEVRVHRTRVLLSLIGVAVAVCSLTTVVALGAIVQQANQEMSERQSGRPASLNVSAFRNDGEIDPTRMDAAWNDVVQRYGISFATRAQQTSQMVPFVSGVAQVATQAVDQPYGEMHRVRMLEGEWFTPTDAEQLAPRLIVNEVFWDRMGRPDLSTHPVVALGGQAVPGAASGIPPGGTTAVVVGVTPSSTWDTEPSMFMLADQAEAVQAAAIGRSGADAAASSPYGGAPQSQYEMWVPPELADQLATLVTRDLTAALGDGTQVNVSRQDWATYGDDPFLVTKMVVIGIAVLVLLLGALGLVNIALVTVKQRVREIGIRRSFGATAGRVFFAVMMESVVATVVAGAAGVMASILIVQSPWLRDLIGQGMVSDFPPFPVDAAITGLAAATAVGALAGLLPALVAVRVKVIDAIRY; from the coding sequence ATGCGCGCGGTGTCGAGCCTCGTCGGCTCGCTTCTCGAAGCGTGGCAGGAGGTGCGGGTCCACCGCACCCGCGTGCTGCTGTCGCTCATCGGGGTGGCCGTCGCGGTGTGCTCGCTCACGACCGTCGTCGCCCTCGGCGCGATCGTCCAGCAGGCCAACCAGGAGATGAGCGAACGGCAGAGCGGGCGCCCGGCGAGCCTGAACGTCTCGGCATTCCGAAACGACGGCGAGATCGATCCGACGCGAATGGATGCCGCCTGGAACGACGTCGTGCAGCGCTACGGGATCTCGTTCGCGACACGCGCGCAGCAGACGTCGCAGATGGTCCCATTCGTCAGCGGCGTCGCCCAGGTCGCGACCCAGGCGGTCGATCAGCCGTACGGCGAGATGCACCGCGTCCGCATGCTCGAGGGCGAGTGGTTCACCCCGACGGATGCCGAGCAGCTGGCGCCGCGACTCATCGTCAACGAGGTGTTCTGGGACCGGATGGGCCGCCCCGATCTGTCCACCCACCCCGTCGTGGCGCTCGGCGGTCAGGCGGTGCCCGGCGCGGCATCCGGGATCCCACCGGGCGGGACGACCGCGGTGGTCGTGGGGGTCACGCCCTCGTCGACGTGGGACACCGAACCCTCGATGTTCATGCTTGCGGACCAGGCGGAGGCGGTCCAGGCGGCCGCGATCGGGCGCAGCGGGGCCGACGCGGCTGCGAGCTCACCGTACGGCGGGGCGCCGCAGTCGCAGTACGAGATGTGGGTGCCGCCCGAGCTGGCCGACCAGCTCGCGACGCTCGTCACGCGCGACCTCACGGCGGCCCTCGGCGACGGCACCCAGGTGAATGTGAGCCGTCAGGACTGGGCGACCTACGGCGACGACCCGTTCCTGGTGACCAAGATGGTCGTGATCGGCATCGCCGTGCTCGTCCTGCTCCTCGGCGCCCTCGGGCTGGTGAACATCGCGCTCGTGACGGTCAAGCAGCGCGTGCGCGAGATCGGTATCCGACGCAGTTTCGGCGCCACCGCGGGGCGGGTGTTCTTCGCGGTGATGATGGAGAGCGTCGTCGCCACGGTCGTGGCCGGAGCCGCGGGGGTGATGGCATCCATCCTCATCGTGCAATCGCCGTGGCTGCGCGACCTCATCGGTCAGGGCATGGTGAGCGACTTCCCGCCCTTCCCCGTGGATGCCGCGATCACCGGATTGGCGGCGGCCACAGCCGTCGGAGCGCTCGCGGGTCTGCTGCCCGCGCTCGTCGCGGTGCGGGTGAAGGTCATCGACGCGATCCGGTACTGA
- a CDS encoding 5-formyltetrahydrofolate cyclo-ligase, with product MPDSIEQAKRALRADLRERRQTVSAHGREVAEAGVKEQLDALVEHLGARSISCFLSTTTEPGTHAFVAGAVARGIRVLLPITREDGLLDWAVATPDAQIAEGLFGLPEPVGDVLGPIAVNDVDLLVIPAAAVDRRGMRLGWGRGYFDKTIGSMEKCPPVYAVIFDSEFVDDVPRDVHDQPVSGIVTPTRTVAIDRSAA from the coding sequence ATGCCCGACAGCATCGAGCAGGCCAAGCGCGCTCTGCGTGCGGATCTGCGCGAACGACGCCAGACCGTCTCCGCCCACGGGCGCGAGGTCGCCGAGGCCGGCGTCAAAGAGCAACTCGACGCCCTCGTCGAGCACCTGGGCGCGCGCAGCATCTCGTGCTTCCTGTCGACGACGACCGAACCCGGCACGCACGCCTTCGTGGCCGGCGCGGTGGCCCGTGGCATCCGGGTGCTGCTCCCCATCACGCGCGAAGACGGCCTGCTTGACTGGGCGGTGGCCACCCCCGACGCCCAGATCGCCGAGGGGCTGTTCGGACTCCCCGAGCCCGTCGGCGACGTCCTCGGCCCGATCGCCGTCAACGACGTCGACCTCCTCGTCATCCCGGCGGCCGCCGTCGACCGTCGCGGGATGCGTCTCGGCTGGGGCCGCGGTTACTTCGACAAGACCATCGGGTCGATGGAGAAGTGCCCGCCCGTGTACGCCGTGATCTTCGATTCCGAGTTCGTCGACGACGTCCCGCGCGATGTGCACGACCAGCCCGTCTCGGGCATCGTGACCCCCACGCGCACGGTCGCGATCGACCGCTCCGCAGCCTGA
- a CDS encoding TetR/AcrR family transcriptional regulator, which translates to MSSSGWGAPGRSSRQSADETRQAALTTALSMLTQSGLTVSLEHLSIEDLIRTAGLPRSTFYRLWPAKERFFADLLVELATSSESHDAMFYPGTQVAANDVITANQHLLVSHEGRVAVLREAVRVAGRMNFEHFSESVGWRTHVTLVTSASSLADEDTRSRLVQALQQTENMFIARTAEFYGAALSGLGFSFLPGASAELLAGLGAAVVEGLAQRRLVNPDLADTIITKPGLDGELVEWHPAALGFWGILEGLVDLEPHEN; encoded by the coding sequence ATGAGCTCTTCAGGGTGGGGCGCCCCCGGGCGCAGCAGCAGACAGTCGGCGGACGAGACGCGACAAGCGGCTCTGACGACCGCGCTGTCCATGCTGACGCAGTCGGGACTGACGGTCAGCCTGGAGCACTTGAGCATCGAGGACCTCATCCGGACGGCGGGTCTCCCCCGCAGCACCTTCTACCGGCTCTGGCCCGCCAAGGAACGGTTCTTCGCCGACCTGCTGGTCGAGTTGGCGACATCGTCGGAGTCGCACGACGCGATGTTCTATCCCGGGACGCAGGTGGCCGCCAACGACGTCATCACTGCTAACCAGCATCTGCTCGTGTCCCACGAGGGGCGCGTGGCGGTCCTGCGCGAGGCCGTCCGGGTCGCCGGTCGCATGAACTTCGAGCACTTCAGCGAGTCGGTGGGCTGGCGCACGCACGTGACGCTCGTCACATCGGCGAGCAGCCTGGCCGACGAGGACACGCGCTCGCGTCTCGTCCAAGCCTTGCAGCAGACCGAGAACATGTTCATCGCGCGCACCGCGGAGTTCTACGGCGCGGCCTTGAGCGGACTCGGATTCTCCTTCCTCCCCGGCGCTTCCGCGGAGCTGCTCGCCGGCCTCGGTGCCGCCGTCGTGGAAGGCCTCGCCCAGCGGCGTCTCGTGAACCCCGATCTGGCCGACACCATCATCACGAAGCCGGGCCTCGACGGCGAACTCGTCGAGTGGCACCCCGCCGCGCTCGGTTTCTGGGGCATCCTCGAGGGCCTCGTCGACCTCGAGCCGCACGAGAACTGA
- the galU gene encoding UTP--glucose-1-phosphate uridylyltransferase GalU translates to MPNKPFKAVIPAAGLGTRFLPATKAMPKEMLPVVDKPAIQYVVEEATAAGIDDVLIIIGRNKNNIANHFDSMPELESKLREKGDHDKLAKVEHSSDLADVHMVRQGEPKGLGHAVLRARSHVGDHPFAVLLGDDLIDERDPLLEQMLAEYTKRNATVIALMEVDPEHIHLYGVAAVEPTEDDGVVKVTQLVEKPKAEDAPSNLAIIGRYVLGPDVFGILEHTQPGKGGEIQLTDALEELANGGGDGGGVYGVVFRGRRYDTGDRVDYIKAIVQLASDREDLGPALRPWFKEFAAGL, encoded by the coding sequence ATGCCTAACAAGCCCTTCAAGGCCGTGATCCCGGCCGCTGGACTCGGTACTCGCTTCCTTCCGGCCACCAAGGCCATGCCGAAGGAGATGCTTCCGGTCGTCGACAAGCCCGCCATCCAGTACGTGGTCGAGGAGGCCACGGCGGCCGGCATCGATGACGTCCTCATCATCATCGGCCGCAACAAGAACAACATCGCCAACCACTTCGACTCGATGCCGGAGCTCGAGTCGAAGCTGCGCGAGAAGGGCGACCACGACAAGCTCGCCAAGGTCGAGCACTCGTCCGACCTCGCCGACGTCCACATGGTCCGCCAGGGCGAGCCGAAGGGCCTCGGTCACGCCGTTCTCCGCGCGCGCAGCCATGTCGGCGACCACCCCTTCGCCGTCCTCCTCGGCGACGACCTCATCGACGAGCGCGACCCGCTGCTCGAGCAGATGCTCGCCGAGTACACCAAGCGCAACGCCACGGTGATCGCCCTCATGGAGGTCGACCCCGAGCACATCCACCTCTACGGTGTCGCGGCGGTCGAGCCCACCGAAGACGACGGTGTCGTCAAGGTGACGCAGCTCGTCGAGAAGCCCAAGGCCGAGGACGCCCCCTCGAACCTCGCCATCATCGGCCGCTACGTCCTCGGCCCCGACGTGTTCGGCATCCTCGAGCACACCCAGCCCGGCAAGGGTGGCGAGATCCAGCTGACCGACGCGCTCGAAGAGCTCGCGAACGGCGGCGGCGACGGCGGCGGCGTGTACGGCGTCGTCTTCCGTGGGCGTCGTTACGACACGGGCGACCGCGTCGACTACATCAAGGCCATCGTCCAGCTCGCTTCCGACCGCGAAGACCTGGGGCCGGCCCTGCGTCCGTGGTTCAAGGAGTTCGCGGCGGGTCTCTGA
- a CDS encoding winged helix-turn-helix transcriptional regulator — translation MTESPDAEISACDAAVTLAFSVLGKRWNGMILSSLGAGATTFVGLRRAVSGISDAVLSDRLAELATTGLTVRTVDAGPPVSVSYDLTDAGRRVLPVLDQLGAWARENLAPAER, via the coding sequence GTGACGGAAAGTCCGGATGCCGAGATCAGCGCCTGCGATGCCGCGGTGACGCTCGCCTTCTCGGTGCTCGGCAAGCGCTGGAACGGCATGATCCTGTCGTCGCTCGGCGCGGGCGCGACGACCTTCGTCGGTCTCCGCCGCGCCGTCTCCGGGATCAGCGACGCCGTGCTCTCGGACCGCCTCGCGGAGCTCGCAACGACCGGCCTCACCGTCCGCACGGTCGACGCCGGCCCGCCCGTCTCGGTGTCCTACGACCTGACCGACGCGGGGCGTCGCGTGCTGCCCGTGCTGGATCAGCTCGGCGCGTGGGCGCGGGAGAACCTGGCGCCGGCAGAGCGCTGA
- a CDS encoding GNAT family N-acetyltransferase, translating to MDLSVPRRHGEVSIRLIRNRDARVLQQQLIDNRSWLRPWEATSPDGPVSFDMRLGIRRLLQQYRDGLGVPFVMEWDDEVAGQLNVWGVSRGSLASATIGYWVAEEFAGRNITTVSVALATDVCFTELNLHRVEICIRPENHASLRVVEKLGFRYEGLRRRYIHIDGDWRDHYAFALVREEVPHGVLDRWERGQVPPGAAQVPPGDRL from the coding sequence ATGGATCTCTCCGTCCCACGACGGCACGGCGAGGTGTCGATCCGTCTCATTCGCAACCGCGACGCGCGCGTCCTCCAGCAGCAGCTGATCGACAACCGCTCGTGGCTGCGGCCGTGGGAGGCGACGAGCCCCGACGGGCCCGTCTCGTTCGACATGCGTCTGGGTATCCGGCGCCTTCTCCAGCAGTACCGCGACGGCCTCGGCGTCCCCTTCGTCATGGAGTGGGACGACGAGGTCGCCGGCCAGCTCAACGTGTGGGGTGTGTCCCGCGGATCGCTGGCGTCGGCGACGATCGGGTACTGGGTGGCGGAGGAGTTCGCCGGTCGCAACATCACGACGGTCAGCGTTGCGTTGGCGACCGACGTGTGCTTCACCGAGCTGAACCTCCACCGCGTCGAGATCTGCATCCGGCCCGAGAACCACGCGAGCCTGCGCGTGGTCGAGAAGCTCGGTTTCCGCTACGAAGGTCTCCGCCGCCGGTACATCCACATCGACGGCGATTGGCGCGACCACTACGCGTTCGCCCTCGTGCGCGAGGAGGTGCCGCACGGCGTCCTCGACCGCTGGGAGCGCGGTCAGGTGCCGCCGGGTGCAGCCCAGGTGCCGCCGGGCGACCGGCTGTAG